The Effusibacillus lacus DNA segment CGTGATGTCCCACCACAATCACTTCATCCGCTTCCAGCATGTGAACGGCAATCAGAATGGAGTGCATCACCGATCCGAAGGGATGGTGAACCTGCGCTCCCGCCACCCGGATAATCTTTGCCTGTCCCTGCGATATACCCATTGCCCGCTCCAACAATTCCACCAGGCGCGTATCCATGCAGGTAAGAATCACGATTCGCTTGTCAGGGAACTTGTCGGTCTGGTAGGATTTGTAGGCTTGTTCACTGATGAATCGGTCATTGGCTTCCAGAATCTGATACAAATTGGTTCTGTCATTCACAGTGCAATCCCCCCTGTGTCCTGTACCATATACTAACCGAAAAACGGTCAAAGTCAAAATGAACTTAGTTTAAAAACCGTCTGTTGGTTGAGATGTGAAATCCCAGAAAGCTGACAGTCGCCACCAGACAAGCTGCCACCCCGCAGGCAAACAATACGATGGCTCCCGAGTGGTCGTAGACCATGCCACCCAGAACGGGTCCCAGCATTCTGCCGGCCGAGCCTGCACCGGCCGCAATTCCCTGGTAGAACCCTGTACGCTCTTTCGGAGCCAATTGATTGATGGCGGCAGGGACACCCGGAAGAAGGATCATCTCACCGATGGTCATAATGGTCATCCCGATCAGAAAGCCGGTATAGTTGGGGTATTGAGCGATCAGGGCAAAAGAGACCACGTACAGGACGGAACCCGTGATCAACTGAACCGACAGTTTTGACATGTATCGATTCAGTAGTGGAGTCAGCAACGGCTGCCCGGCTACAATCAGAATCCCGTTAAGTGTCCATAGAAAACTGTAAGCCGACAGCGAATACCCGGCTTGTTGGGTGTACACGGCAAGCGGACCCGCCCACTGCGAATACGCGGTCCAGGCAATCAGGATTCCCAGAGCGAGGAATGCGACGGGTACGTGAATGGGATCTGCGGGGCGCCCTTCGGATGTGGAATCGGCCCCTTTTTCCAGAAAAGGATTGCCGTTGTCATCCGTGGTATATCTTATGGTTTGGCGCCTCATCGCATACAAAAAAATGGTGGCATACAAAAGATATGTCAATCCGTTCAAAACAAACACAAGCAGAAATGAGATTTCCGCCAGAAAACCGCCGAGGGCGGTTCCTATTGCAACCCCAAGATTGTTGACCACATAGAACATATTGAAGGCACGGCGCCCGCCTGCTGGCCACAACTTTCCAATCAGGGCATGGAAGGAGGGCCAGGCCATATTTTGCATAAATCCAAGCAGTATGATAAAGGCAACATAAAAGGCAAAGGATTTCGTAAACCCAAGGGTTGTTACCGCTGCGGCGGACCCCAGCAAAGCCGCCAGAATCAAGGGTTTGCCGCCCCACCTGTCGTATAACGCCCCTCCGACCAGATTCCCGACCATGCCCGCCGCGTTCATCAGCATTAGAACGATGCCCGCCGTGGTCACGCTCTTCCCAAGCACCGTATGGATGTACAAAGCGTTCAAAGGCCAAAGAAAAGAGAGGCCGATCGAATTTAGGAAACTTCCAACGAATAAAATCCAAATAACGACGGGTATTGTTGAACCCCAAACCAGCATGCGCGACAGCCCTTGCAAGGGCAAGTTTGGCATCTCCATCTTCCTTTCGATGAGTCAAAAAGGCAGTCAATACAATCGATTATATACCGACCTGTATCTTTTTGGATATAGGGGCTCTGAGGCAGACAGCGTTTCGGTGAAACCCTGTCCTCTTTTTTTGAACCGGTGTACCCATTCTTTTTTTCTGATGTATGTAATTAAGAGGGAGCGGATCCTTGTGCTGTCCACGTTAGGGGGCTGCCTGTCGGTGCCGACCGGAACCGCTTTGCACGTTATCTAAAATGAAACTGTCATAGATTTGCTCCAAACGACTGGTTGACAGGGGAGATGGCTAGTCGTACAATGAAATAAAACTGAATGGTCATTCATTTTTTAACTGTATGGGGGTGATGAATGATCGCACAGAAGAAGAACCCGGAAAAATACGATGCGATTCTGGCTGCCGCGATCAACGTGATTGGCCAGGCAGGCTATCACAATGCACCAATCTCCCGAATAGCCCGGGAAGCGGGAGTGGCGGACGGGACTGTCTATCTGTATTTTAAGAACAAGGAAGACGTATTGATGTCCATTCTGCGTGAAACCATTGGACATATCTCGCATCAAATCAAGGAACAATTCGAGTCGGAAACCGATCCGATCCGAAAACTTCGTTGTCTGGTTTCCACGTTGTTTGAGACTTTTGGCCGGAACAAGAATTTGGCGCTGGTGATTCAGATTCATCTCCGACAGGCGGATGAAGCATTGCGCCGGGAAATCGGCGAAATTATCAAACCTTATTACAGTTTGATAGAGCACATCGTTTATGACGGAATGGAGAAAGGGCTGTTTCGCAAAACAATTGATCCTCGGATCGCCCGCAGAATGGTATTCGGAACGATTGACGAAACCATTACCGCTTGGGTCCTTACCGGAGCCAAGTACAGTTTGACCGGGTTGACGGATCAGGTTGTGGATTTGCTTGTTCATGGAATGAAAAAGTAGATTCGACACATAGATTGACTCAGATTTCATGAGAGGGGATTTCCGGCAATGAAAATACTGGTTCTGATGAAGCAAACTTTCGACACCGAAGAAAAAATCGTGCTTGATGGCGGCAAGGTGAAAGAGGACGGTGTGCAGTTCATTATCAACCCCTACGATGAGTATGCAATTGAAGAAGCCCTCGTGCTGCGGGACAAGTTCGGCGGTGAAGTAACCGTTGTCACCCTGGGTCCTGCACGGGCCGAAGAAGCTCTCCGCAAAGCGTTGGCCATGGGCGCGGACCACGGGGTGCACATTAACGATGAAGCGCTGTTTGGCGATGAGTACAAAGCGGCAAAAGTACTGGCCGAATATATCAAAGGCCAGGAATATGACATTATCCTGGGCGGCAACATGTCGGT contains these protein-coding regions:
- a CDS encoding beta-class carbonic anhydrase, yielding MNDRTNLYQILEANDRFISEQAYKSYQTDKFPDKRIVILTCMDTRLVELLERAMGISQGQAKIIRVAGAQVHHPFGSVMHSILIAVHMLEADEVIVVGHHDCGMQSVGKEIFVDRMMQRGISEHTIRTMEHAGIELDRWLRKFDNIYDSVRSTVSIVKNHPFLEEAGIPVHGLVIDPQTGKLELVVDGYVD
- a CDS encoding MDR family MFS transporter; translated protein: MPNLPLQGLSRMLVWGSTIPVVIWILFVGSFLNSIGLSFLWPLNALYIHTVLGKSVTTAGIVLMLMNAAGMVGNLVGGALYDRWGGKPLILAALLGSAAAVTTLGFTKSFAFYVAFIILLGFMQNMAWPSFHALIGKLWPAGGRRAFNMFYVVNNLGVAIGTALGGFLAEISFLLVFVLNGLTYLLYATIFLYAMRRQTIRYTTDDNGNPFLEKGADSTSEGRPADPIHVPVAFLALGILIAWTAYSQWAGPLAVYTQQAGYSLSAYSFLWTLNGILIVAGQPLLTPLLNRYMSKLSVQLITGSVLYVVSFALIAQYPNYTGFLIGMTIMTIGEMILLPGVPAAINQLAPKERTGFYQGIAAGAGSAGRMLGPVLGGMVYDHSGAIVLFACGVAACLVATVSFLGFHISTNRRFLN
- a CDS encoding TetR/AcrR family transcriptional regulator, which translates into the protein MIAQKKNPEKYDAILAAAINVIGQAGYHNAPISRIAREAGVADGTVYLYFKNKEDVLMSILRETIGHISHQIKEQFESETDPIRKLRCLVSTLFETFGRNKNLALVIQIHLRQADEALRREIGEIIKPYYSLIEHIVYDGMEKGLFRKTIDPRIARRMVFGTIDETITAWVLTGAKYSLTGLTDQVVDLLVHGMKK